A region from the Nitrospinota bacterium genome encodes:
- a CDS encoding sigma-70 family RNA polymerase sigma factor, translating to MDETQTIEKAREGDTEAFRILFDKHKGFVWNVAVRMSGDTDEAEDIAQDVFVSAWKNLPAFRGGSSFSTWIYRITVNRVLNGARKKNLAMELKDEAARIAGPEIFIKDNPAAQTEKDDAEKTLMTILSRLSPERRIAVILREIEGLSYEEIAEATGAPVGTVRSRIARGRNDLAQIAGEMERENEGH from the coding sequence ATGGACGAAACGCAGACAATCGAAAAGGCCAGGGAGGGGGACACGGAAGCGTTCCGGATCCTCTTCGACAAACACAAGGGTTTCGTGTGGAACGTGGCGGTGCGGATGTCCGGAGATACGGACGAGGCGGAGGACATAGCCCAGGACGTGTTCGTATCGGCCTGGAAGAACCTTCCGGCGTTCCGGGGCGGGTCTTCGTTTTCTACGTGGATATACAGGATCACGGTCAACCGCGTCTTGAACGGAGCGCGTAAAAAGAACCTGGCCATGGAGCTTAAGGACGAGGCCGCGCGGATTGCCGGCCCGGAGATTTTTATAAAGGACAATCCGGCGGCGCAAACGGAAAAAGATGACGCGGAGAAAACGCTGATGACGATTCTTTCAAGGCTTTCGCCGGAACGAAGGATCGCGGTGATATTGCGGGAGATCGAGGGCCTGAGTTACGAGGAGATAGCCGAGGCCACCGGGGCGCCGGTTGGCACGGTGCGGTCGCGCATTGCGCGGGGAAGGAACGACCTTGCGCAAATCGCCGGGGAGATGGAGAGGGAAAATGAAGGACATTGA
- a CDS encoding Spy/CpxP family protein refolding chaperone, with the protein MRKLIVAMAMLILIPAVAVAQGMGGGMGGGPGARKGPGGMDFIQELNLTNEQTTAIRDMRNVMRRKHAEIKGRLEVKEIDFEEELQKDKPNPKALDKIIDEISAIHGQMHKARLELQVKIMGILTPEQKHKMNDRMKMGLLSEGRRGPGGMSDDQSGPGANRPAGGPSEQ; encoded by the coding sequence ATGCGTAAGCTGATCGTTGCTATGGCGATGTTGATATTGATTCCGGCGGTGGCGGTTGCCCAGGGGATGGGTGGAGGAATGGGGGGCGGCCCGGGCGCCCGGAAGGGGCCCGGCGGCATGGACTTTATCCAGGAGTTGAACCTTACAAACGAGCAGACCACGGCGATCCGCGACATGCGCAACGTGATGCGGCGCAAGCACGCGGAAATCAAGGGAAGGCTGGAGGTGAAGGAAATTGACTTCGAAGAGGAGCTTCAAAAGGACAAGCCAAATCCAAAGGCGCTGGACAAGATCATTGACGAAATCTCCGCGATCCATGGCCAGATGCACAAGGCGCGGCTTGAGCTGCAGGTAAAAATAATGGGTATCCTCACACCGGAGCAGAAGCACAAGATGAACGACCGGATGAAGATGGGCCTGCTATCGGAAGGACGGCGCGGCCCGGGGGGAATGAGCGATGACCAATCCGGTCCCGGCGCGAACCGGCCTGCAGGCGGCCCTTCCGAGCAATAG
- a CDS encoding inorganic phosphate transporter, giving the protein MHDPAFALLTAVVVLALIFDFINGFHDTASTIATSIATRALNAKGALILSAAFNFAGAFWSHKVAGTIATGVAAPSFMDLKVIISALAAAIVWNLVTWYFAAPSSSSHALIAALFGAAAMKGFVSGAGLAQLNWPMLLNIAAALFTSPLLGFIVAFTMFKLMTALARLAGAWPNRVNRGLARWQVVSAALISFSHGGNDAQKAMGMISLALFESGYASDIAVPLWVTASCACAISLGVMAGGWRIINTVANKITTLQPAHGFCAEISSAGVVLAASYIGMPVSTTHVAVSAVVGVGASKASGRMHRGVLLSVAYAWITTIPASAAIAGGLYFALVSI; this is encoded by the coding sequence ATGCATGATCCGGCTTTCGCCCTTCTCACCGCCGTGGTGGTCCTTGCCCTTATATTCGATTTTATCAACGGATTCCATGACACGGCCAGCACCATCGCCACCTCCATCGCCACAAGGGCGCTCAATGCCAAGGGGGCGCTCATCCTTTCGGCGGCATTCAATTTCGCCGGGGCGTTCTGGTCCCACAAGGTGGCGGGCACCATCGCCACAGGGGTCGCCGCCCCTTCGTTCATGGACCTGAAGGTGATAATCAGCGCGCTGGCCGCGGCAATCGTATGGAACCTTGTCACGTGGTACTTTGCGGCGCCTTCAAGCTCCTCCCATGCGCTGATCGCCGCTCTTTTCGGCGCGGCGGCGATGAAGGGATTTGTGTCCGGAGCCGGGCTTGCCCAGCTTAACTGGCCGATGCTTTTGAACATAGCGGCGGCCCTTTTCACCTCGCCGTTGCTCGGTTTCATCGTTGCGTTCACCATGTTCAAGCTGATGACGGCCCTGGCGCGGCTTGCGGGAGCATGGCCCAACAGGGTCAACAGGGGGCTGGCCCGGTGGCAGGTGGTTTCGGCGGCTCTCATCAGCTTCTCCCACGGAGGCAACGACGCGCAGAAGGCGATGGGGATGATATCGCTGGCGCTGTTCGAGTCCGGCTACGCTTCGGACATTGCAGTCCCTCTCTGGGTGACCGCGTCCTGCGCTTGCGCCATAAGCCTAGGGGTGATGGCGGGAGGCTGGAGGATCATAAACACCGTGGCCAATAAGATCACCACGCTCCAGCCAGCCCATGGATTCTGCGCGGAGATATCGTCGGCGGGAGTCGTCCTTGCGGCGTCTTATATCGGGATGCCTGTGTCCACCACGCATGTGGCCGTCTCCGCTGTGGTGGGGGTGGGCGCCTCCAAAGCGTCCGGCAGAATGCACAGGGGGGTGCTGCTTAGCGTGGCATACGCATGGATCACAACCATACCCGCCAGCGCGGCGATCGCCGGGGGGCT
- a CDS encoding DUF5610 domain-containing protein gives MAGIETGGVTAQADKRINPFDNKEAKAGQADGKNTTPQKGDSVSLDNFIGKLIERLNNFFAGNKMAKDQFAQSITELSVRANVKQTFEGSVQAESGGSKVSAYYKQTTEVSVQVDMRMSQAQQVVDAQAAALDANPFSPEATAQRITDFALQFFPMYAKQHQNMSYEDQVKGYKELVGGAINQGFTEAMKILGDLPKEIGANISQTKDLVDQKLNSFFDFMLGKGSDKARKAAAEGGDWGAFVKDFFKSEAGENKQSEQGEQAEEPGQAQKTDV, from the coding sequence ATGGCGGGTATAGAAACAGGCGGCGTGACCGCCCAGGCGGACAAAAGAATCAATCCTTTCGACAACAAAGAGGCCAAGGCAGGCCAGGCCGACGGCAAAAACACAACCCCTCAAAAAGGGGACAGCGTATCGCTGGACAATTTCATCGGCAAGCTTATCGAGCGGCTGAACAACTTCTTCGCCGGGAACAAGATGGCGAAGGACCAGTTCGCCCAGTCCATCACGGAGCTTTCCGTGCGGGCAAACGTCAAGCAGACGTTCGAAGGCTCCGTCCAGGCGGAAAGCGGCGGCTCCAAAGTCTCCGCTTATTACAAGCAGACCACCGAGGTGAGCGTCCAGGTGGACATGCGGATGAGCCAAGCGCAACAGGTGGTGGACGCGCAGGCGGCGGCGCTGGACGCAAACCCGTTCAGCCCGGAGGCCACCGCGCAGCGTATAACCGATTTCGCCCTCCAGTTTTTCCCGATGTACGCCAAGCAGCATCAGAACATGTCCTATGAAGACCAGGTGAAAGGATATAAAGAGCTTGTGGGCGGGGCGATAAACCAGGGGTTCACCGAGGCGATGAAGATACTCGGCGATCTGCCCAAGGAAATCGGCGCGAACATAAGCCAGACAAAAGACCTGGTGGACCAGAAGCTTAATTCTTTCTTCGATTTCATGCTCGGCAAAGGCTCGGACAAGGCCAGGAAGGCCGCCGCCGAAGGTGGCGATTGGGGCGCATTCGTCAAAGACTTTTTCAAAAGCGAAGCCGGCGAAAACAAACAGTCCGAACAAGGGGAGCAGGCAGAGGAACCAGGACAGGCGCAAAAAAC
- a CDS encoding DUF47 family protein → MPNRLFRFFFPEEVDFFTPMARIIDCMAEGAEAYIETAGKSSLCGPEKIALLDHLKKLEKEGDNILRTVATGLKRTFTPPYPAIDIHRMFESLDNAIDLLDESAKIIIHANYRDYFPPFVAKQLTAFLNGAREAGKLPELMRDPRKNSSAITAVLEAMGRWEAEGDKIYWENKKALSEVINSAAQSNNLAGFRRGRMDEMALDLLEQLVDTLLDIIKNAEDMLIEHA, encoded by the coding sequence ATGCCCAACAGGTTGTTTAGATTCTTCTTTCCAGAGGAAGTGGACTTTTTCACCCCCATGGCCCGGATAATCGATTGCATGGCCGAGGGGGCGGAAGCATATATAGAAACCGCCGGGAAATCCTCCCTATGCGGCCCTGAAAAAATTGCCCTGCTCGACCATCTGAAAAAGCTTGAAAAGGAGGGGGACAACATACTGCGAACCGTGGCCACAGGCTTGAAACGCACATTCACCCCGCCATATCCGGCCATCGATATCCACAGGATGTTCGAAAGCCTGGACAACGCCATTGATCTGCTGGATGAATCGGCCAAAATCATCATCCACGCCAATTACCGTGATTACTTCCCGCCATTCGTGGCAAAGCAGTTGACGGCGTTCCTCAACGGGGCCCGGGAGGCCGGCAAGCTGCCCGAACTGATGCGCGATCCGAGGAAAAATTCATCCGCCATCACAGCCGTGTTGGAAGCCATGGGCCGGTGGGAGGCGGAAGGGGACAAGATTTATTGGGAAAACAAAAAGGCGCTCTCCGAGGTGATCAACAGCGCCGCGCAGAGCAATAACCTTGCGGGATTCCGGCGGGGGAGGATGGACGAGATGGCCCTCGATCTGCTAGAGCAGCTTGTGGACACGCTCCTCGATATAATCAAGAACGCCGAGGACATGTTGATCGAACATGCATGA